The following are from one region of the Coffea eugenioides isolate CCC68of chromosome 2, Ceug_1.0, whole genome shotgun sequence genome:
- the LOC113760728 gene encoding dynamin-related protein 1E-like gives MATMESLIGLVNRIQRACTALGDYGGGDNAFSSLWDALPSVAVVGGQSSGKSSVLESIVGRDFLPRGSGIVTRRPLVLQLQKTEDGQQEYAEFGHLPRRRFTDFSVVRKEIQDETDRITGKTKQISNVPIHLSIYSPYVVNLTLIDLPGLTKVAVEGQPESIVQDIENMVRTYVEKPNCVILAISPANQDIATSDAIKLAREVDPQGERTFGVLTKLDLMDKGTNALDVLEGRSYRLQQPWVGIVNRSQADINKNVDMIAARRREREYFATSPDYGHLASKMGSEYLAKLLSRHLESVIKARIPSITSLINKSIEELESEMDHLGRPIAVDAGAQLYTILELCRAFDKIFKEHLEGGRPGGDQIYAVFDNKLPAALKKLPFDRHLSIQNVRKVVSEADGYQPHLIAPEQGYRRLIEGALNYFRGPAEASVDAVHFVLKELVRRSVGECQELKRFPSLQSTIAAAASEALERFREESKKTVVRLVDMESSYLTVDFFRRLPQEVEKAGNVAGANAAAATNIDRYAEGHFRRIGSNVSSYISMVSETLKNTIPKAVVYCQVKEAKQCLLNHFYTQIGKREGKQLADLLDEDPALMERRVECAKRLELYKKARDEIDSVSWAR, from the exons ATGGCGACTATGGAGAGCTTGATTGGTTTGGTGAACAGGATTCAAAGGGCTTGTACTGCCCTTGGTGACTACGGAGGCGGCGATAATGCTTTCTCTTCTCTCTGGGACGCTCTTCCCTCTGTTGCCGTCGTCGGTGGCCAG AGTTCTGGAAAGTCATCTGTTTTGGAAAGTATTGTGGGCAGGGATTTTCTTCCTCGAGGATCTG GTATTGTTACAAGGCGACCTTTGGTTCTGCAACTACAGAAGACAGAGGATGGACAGCAGGAGTATGCTGAATTTGGGCATTTGCCACGCAGACGGTTTACTGATTTTT CTGTGGTTCGCAAggaaattcaagatgaaactgATAGAATTACAGGGAAGACAAAGCAAATTTCTAATGTTCCAATCCACCTAAGTATCTATTCCCCATATG TTGTCAACCTTACTCTGATTGATCTACCCGGTTTGACGAAAGTTGCAGTTG AGGGGCAACCTGAAAGTATAGTACAAGACATAGAGAACATGGTTCGAACATATGTTGAAAAG CCTAACTGCGTCATCCTGGCTATATCTCCTGCCAATCAAGATATAGCAACATCAGATGCTATAAAACTTGCAAGGGAGGTGGACCCGCAAG GTGAGCGGACATTTGGGGTGTTGACAAAGCTTGATTTGATGGATAAAGGAACCAATGCATTGGAT GTTCTTGAGGGAAGATCTTACCGCTTACAACAACCTTGGGTGGGTATTGTAAACCGATCACAAGCTGATATCAACAAAAATGTGGATATGATTGCAGCAAGAAGAAGGGAGCGTGAATATTTTGCTACAAGTCCTGATTATGGGCATCTGGCCAGTAAAATGGGTTCTGAATATCTTGCAAAACTTCTTTCAAGG CATCTGGAGTCTGTAATCAAGGCAAGAATACCAAGCATCACGTCATTGATTAATAAAAGCATTGAGGAACTTGAATCTGAGATGGACCACCTTGGAAGGCCCATAGCTGTTGATGCTGGG GCTCAGTTGTACACTATCTTGGAACTTTGCCGTGCTTTTGACAAGATATTTAAGGAGCATCTGGAGGGAGG CCGACCAGGAGGAGATCAGATTTATGCAGTTTTTGACAACAAGCTCCCTGCCGCATTGAAAAAGCTGCCTTTTGACCGACATCTATCGATACAAAATGTTAGGAAAGTTGTCTCAGAGGCTGATGGTTACCAGCCACACTTGATTGCCCCTGAGCAAGGTTATCGACGGCTGATTGAGGGAGCTTTAAACTATTTCAGAGGCCCAGCTGAAGCTTCTGTGGATGCT GTTCACTTTGTCCTCAAGGAACTTGTGAGGAGGTCAGTTGGAGAATGCCAG GAGTTGAAACGATTTCCAAGTTTGCAATCCACAATAGCTGCAGCAGCCAGTGAGGCGTTGGAGAGGTTCCGAGAGGAAAGCAAGAAGACTGTAGTCAGACTGGTGGACATGGAATCTTCATACTTGACCGTGGATTTCTTCAGGAGACTTCCTCAGGAAGTGGAAAAGGCAGGTAATGTAGCTGGGGCTAATGCAGCTGCCGCCACAAATATCGATCGCTATGCGGAAGGTCATTTTAGGAGGATTGGATCAAATGTATCATCTTACATCAGTATGGTGTCCGAGACACTCAAGAATACTATTCCAAAGGCTGTGGTTTATTGTCAAGTTAAAGAAGCAAAGCAATGTCTGTTAAATCACTTCTACACACAAATTGGAAAGAGAGAG